GGGCAAGTTTGAAAAGGTAATCAAGGGTGGCTTTGAGGTTGACCTCGGAGGCGAGTACAAGGGTTTCTGTCCCCTCTCAAAGGCTGATGTCCAGAGAGTTGAGGATCCCGAGACCATGATCGGTATCACTGATTACTTCATTATCGACAAGTTCCACGGTGGCACGAAGCTTAAGAGCGTTGTGAACAGACGTGAGTATCTTGACCAGAAAATCAAAGAGAATAAAGAGAAATTCTTCTCCACCGTCCAGATCGGCGATGTGGTTGAAGGTGTCGTGAAGTCATTCACCTCCTTTGGCGCATTCATCGACCTTGGTGGATTCGATGGACTCTTGCATATCAACGACATGAGCTGGGGCCATGTTACCCGTCCAAAGGACTTCGTGAAGAAGGGACAGGTCGTACAACTCAGACTCATTAACATCGACCCGGAGACCCAGAAGATCAACCTGAGCTTGAAGCACATGCAGGAAGATCCTTGGACAACCTTCGAGCAGAAATACAATGTCGGTGATACCATCAAGGCTCCGGTAACCAAAATTACCACCTTTGGTGCTTTCATTGAGATTGAACCTGGAATCGAAGGACTTGCACACATCAGTGAGCTGTCCTGGACCAAGCGCATCAACAACCCCAAGGAAGTCCTTGATGTAGGTGATGTCGTAGAAGCCAAGATTCTTGGGTATGACTTGGACAAGAAGCGTGTTTCTCTCGGCCTCAAGCAGCTTGAGGAAAATCCCTGGGATACTATCTCCGAACGCTATCCAATCGGTATGACTCTTTCAAAGCCAGTTGTGAAGATCACCAACAGTGGTGCATTCGTCAACCTGGAAGAGGGTATTGATGGATTCCTCCATATTGATGACATTTCCTGGACCAAGAAAGTCAAGAACATGGCATCCTTCTGCAGTGAAGGTGATGTGATTGACGTTGTGGTCATTCGCGTTGAACCGGACAATCGTCGTATCCGTCTTGGTGTCAAGCAGCTCGAGGGCAACCCTTGGCAGACCTTGCGTCACGACTATCCCAAGTTCAGCACGATCAGCGGTGTTATCACCAACGTCACAGACTTTGGCGTATTCGTGAAGGTCATGGGAGATATCGAGGGACTTATCAGCAAGTACAACTTGGTTGGTCCGGATGAGGAGTTCACTGACGAAGTACTGAAGAAGTACAATGTCGGCGATCCCATCACTGCAATGGTTGTAGAGTGCAATCCTTCGACCCAGAAGCTCTCACTCTCCGTCAAGGAGATGGTAAGACGCTCTCAGCAGTCGGAAATTGCAAAATATATCCATGAGGATAATGAGAACGATACCTACTCCCTGGCAGAAATGATGCGTTACAAGGATGAGGACAAGGAGAAGGAAGACAACTAAGGTTGTGTTCCGAATCACAGGCGGCATACCTGCCGCCTGTGTCATATACCCTTGATAACGGAGATGAGCCATGAGTAATAATTCTAAGGATACAGCTGAGTTGACCTTGGCTGAACGAATCGAAGGATCTTTGAACCGCTTCCTTGGCAAGAACAAGAAGGCGTTGATCATCGTTGCAATAGTTGTGATTGTAGGACTGGCAACACTGGGCATTGTGCTTTCAGTGAGTCAGAAGAATTTGCAGACACAATTCAACGAGATTGACCAGCTGGAAGCTTCATATGTTGAGCTTCAGGCTATGGGAAGTGATGACGAAGCGTACCAGGAGACCTATGACGAACTGGTTGCTGGTCTGACAGAGCTTGCAGGCAAGGGAAATAAATACCCAAGTCTAAAGGCAGAGTATCTGTTGGGTATGGTGGCATTCCAGGATGAGGAGTACCAGAAGGCAGCTGACAGTTTCCTTTCTGTCTACACTGAAGCAGATGGTAACTATCTTGGCTCTCTGGCACTTGCCAATGCTGCAGCAGCAGCTGAAGAGCTCGGAAATGATTCTCTGGCGCTCGAGTACTACACCAAGATTATTGATGAGTTCGGGTTTACCGCAGCTGAGTCAGCTAAGGCTCTTTTCGGGCAGGCTCGTCTGCAAGAGAAATCCGGTAACACCGAGCTGGCAAAGGCAACGTTCCAGCAGCTAGCTGACCAGTTCCCAACATCCGAGTATGCCAAGCTGGCAACCAACAGACTTGCACTCCTGTAAGCAAACGGGTTAGGGTAGGTTAGAGACCCACACCATAAGGAGGCAGATGCATGAAGAGAAGAATACCTATTCTTTCTACTGCGTCTGTCTTTTTTATTGTCCTGACTCTGCTTTCATCGTGTGGGATTGCAACCATATTCACATTTGGTACTGGTACGGTATTTACTGCTGGAAGCTTCACCGGTGATAAGGTTGCTTTAATTCTCGATGTTGATGATAGCCTGGGGACTCTTAGCCTTATTGATCCAGGCTCTGGTCCTTCCCTGATGCTTTTCTATACCATCACTGACTCGCCAGACAATCCTCAAAATTTCAAAACAGCATTCAATACCACATATAAGAGGGATTTTAATGGTGTGCAGATTACCTCTGATGCAGTGCTCACGGTTAATGAGATAACGCTGTATCGCTTTTCTGATACTCTTGGAACTACATTCCAAGGACCAGAATATATTGCCACTGCCGATGTCCCCACATCCCCTGATTTCAATTGTACGCTTACCCAAACAGCAGTTTCAGGATCAACGGTATCTATGGACTTGGTTTTCGATGTTGGCTCTTATACCATTCATAATTCACCAAAGCTTTATAGATATAATGGGAAACCATTTGAGACAGATATTAAAGAGGTAGATGAATCATTTGAAGACTATCATATTGATGACCAATCCCCAGGCATGTTCCTCCACATCTATGGTGCAGTAAACGTCTCCAAGGGAAGTTTCAACAACATCTACTGGACTGACCTGGTGAATCTCGGGTATATCACACTCTAAATCGAAATAAACCATAACAAAAAGGTAAGAGCGAAACCAAAAACGGAATTCATATATTTTCGTGAATAATATATATTCATTCAAACATTGTCACTAACACCTTTTTGTCTTTATGAGTATACACCAGATATAGAGTAGGGGCAATTACCAGTTTTACACTTTTATGACATTTGTCTATCGCTATTTGTAGCGTACCCATTATTGAAAATAAAAGGGGAGTCCCTTTTAGAACTCCCTCAATTGCCCTTAATTTTTCGGTACGTACTTTCCCGATTCATCATCCCAGACTACTTCATTTTCCGGATGGTCAAGACAGTACTGTCTTACCTCGTCAATGTCATATGCGTTATATGGGTCTACACTTTTCGGCACTACATTGTAGCCCGAACCGTTATAACTTCCATCAATCATGATTACATAATCATCTTCATTTCTTTTCAACCATTTTCCCATTATGTTAACCTCGTTACTTCCAATATAAATTCACCTTGCGGTAGGGGAAATTTTACTCCACCTGCATATATTTCTACCAACGTCAATGTTTCTGTCTTTGACATCGCAATTACGCTATATGTTCCACCTGCTGGTAATGTTAAATTTTGGCTTTCATTAGCATTTGGTTTTGATACTTTGTTTACGCTTTTACAACCAACACCAAGTGATGACATTAATATTGTATTGTATGTATTTATTGTATATGTCCCATACTTTACTGGTTCTTGATAATTATGTGAGTGACTACTAGGTGCATATGGATGGCTATGTACGTCACTCTTTCCAGCTAGTTTGGTGTTTACCTCACTTTCTGTATAATACCTATCATCATGAGTATGACTTACAGGCGCTTTTGTCGGCAACGCTGTTTCAACCGCACTAACACGCACAGACAAGGCGGAATCACTAGCAGTTAGGTCATTAATCGCTTGTGCAGTTGCTTCTGCATCAGCACCCAACTCGAGATTTTCCACAGTACCCTGCAATGCTGACAAGTCAGTCTGCAAATCTTCAATTTCCAAGGCATGACCAGAGGTTAAAACCTGCAAAGCGTCGATATCACTTTCTGATGTAGCCATTCTTGTAGTCAAGTCTGCCTTTGCAGTTTCAAGAATTACGAGTCTACCATCATCATCTGCATCTTCATTTTCCAATGTAGTCAAACGTACTTCCAAACTATCTACATCTGTTACTAGTGTGTTTACAGTTGTTTGAATTGTACTATTTATGCCAGCTGTCAATGTCTGCAAAGACTGTACATCACTTTGCAATGCCTGTATCCATGTAATATGGTTACCGACCATTTCCCCCATGACGCCTATTTCTTCTTCATGTACTTGTATTGCGTCACCTTGACTTGCAACCGTTACCCCTAGAGCGTCTACATCTGCCTGCAAACCTGCCTTGTATCCATCGGTCAACACTTCCAAGGCATCTACTTCTGTCTGCAAGCCTGCAATACTGGTAGTATGACCGCTGACAGTTACCCCAAGTGCGTCTACTTCTGCCTGTAACCCTGCCTTGTATCCGTCTGTCAGTTCTTCCAAGGCATCTACTTCTGTCTGCAAGCCTGCAATACTGGTAGTATGACCGCTGACAGTTACCCCAAGTGCGTCTACTTCTGTCTGTAACCCTGCCTTGTATCCGTCTGTCAGTTCTTCCAAGGCACTGATAGCACTTGCATTTTCTGCAATGCTGATACCTTGACCGCTAGTAAGCGTTTCTAGTGCTACTATGCCATTCTGGATACTTGCTATATCATCTTCTATTTCACCAGCCCTTGTTTCCAAGGCTTCAATTTCTACCGCTTGCGCATCAGATACATTCTTAAAGCCTGCCAACGCTAGATTGATGTTAGCTAATTTTTTTTTTAGCTCCAAAAGTATCATTTTGAGAGTTCCGGCGATTGACAAATCTCCGCCTACTGCAACGTTTGAAGTTGCAGAACGACTATAACTATATTCTTGTTCAGCACAAATGAAAAAACAATCTCCGATTAGTTCCAAATCGACTTCTTGAGCTTCTGCACCTACCGGAAAACGATAAAGTACCGTTTCGCCATCGAGAGCCACAAGCATACAATCAGTTGACGTTACACCTACGCTTGCAGGTGTAATAGTCATGTATCGACCTCCGGCCGAAGCTATCAATTTCTGTACATTAGTTGCCATTTTTATTTCCTTATTTTTCCGGCTTTGCTTATGCTGCATGAACCCTTCCTTACAGTCAGAGATCATGGAGCATATCCCCTAGGAATTTTTCATAAATGAAAAGTACCTGGGGGAACGCACCGCCTTTTTTTTATCCTTTCAATTTTCCTATTGCTACCACGCCAACTGTCAACAATCCTAGCGGTACTACATACCTAATCCAATTAGCAGTTGACTTGATTCCCGTTACAAGACTAGTCCCAGCATCCTTTGCAGAGGACACAACATTTCCGGCCTTTTCCTGCACCTTGTCCACAGCGGTAGATACTACCTCTTGTGTACTATCTACTACTTTTGTCACCGTTTGACCGACTGACTCATAGGCACCTGCTACATAACTTGCAACAGTTGAAAAAGTATTTTGCAATTTACCCCACAATGATTCTTTTTCTTTTACCGCAGTCTTTGCAACCGGCCCTGCACCACTAATTACCATATACGTTAATTCTCCATTCTTTCAGCCTTACAAGGTAATCAATTACCAAGTACCCTGTTTCATTTTTTACCGGTATTCGTTCTTGTCCGATTTCCAAGTAAAGCTGATTTTCCACCGATTCCATTTGCATAGGTATTACAGGAGGAGGGGAGTAATCACTAGTCTGTACGCAACCTATTGTAAGCATCAGCGATGCTACCAGCATCAGCCATATCAACATCTTTAAGGATTTTTCGTACTTGAATGACATCTTTTTTCCTCTTCCCTTCCTGCAATACCTGCACAATCATTAACCCAGCAATGAGCAGAAAGATACCAATGATACTACTGTTTAGATTTTCGTTCACTGACATATACTTTCAAACTCATATTTAACCTAGTCCTACTATACGCATATAGCACAAGCGCTATTATCAATACGCAAAGCAGACCTACCAACGCCCAACCTAACATGAGCATTATCTACTCTTTTCTTCGAGCGAATCCAAGGCAATTTGTGCCAGCTTGCCAGTCAAATCAATTACACCGGTACTGTCTTTAATTGCTTCATTAAGTGTGACATTCTTTGTCACACCATTGAAAAGCTTTACCAATTTTGAAACGAGCCCTACCATGACGGAATTCTCCTATACTTTGCGTTACTTCTTTCTTGCTCATATACTTTGATTGTATATTCACCCTTTACATAAGGGTTGATATACACTACATATTTTCCGGCCTTGCCATAAAAATACCGACCATAATTCCCCTGCTTTTCTTTCATAAAGATTTTTACAGTTGTCTTATACGGTTCTCTAAACTGGACAAGGCTACTTCTGGGAAATATCTTTACCATTGTCCCACCAATGTAAAAACCAGACTCGGTTCCTACTGGATAACTTCTAATATGCTTTTCTGCTATTTTCCTTAGACTACTTGACCGATTATATCGGCTCTTTTGTGCATAGGCCTGCCTATAATATGCCATCAGAAAGCCCCTTTACTTTGTCCGTATCTAGACCGGCCTGCCTGCATACTTCTATTGTATTGTCGGTATGGCTTCTTGCTGGGCTTTTTCTCATTGAAGGAGCTATACAGGGTCATATGGGTATAACCTTCTGCATCATCGTAGAAGCTCATGCCAAATCCCTTATTAGAACCGACCTTATAGGTCTTTCCTTCCTTGTTTTGCTTTTCTTCCAGTTTGAGAATGACGTTATAGAAACGACCCTTTATAAAACCTTTGAAAGTCCCATACTCTGACTTTTTATCCTTGCCCTGCCTAAGGGCAACCACGCCGGATTTATCTCTACCGAAAAAGTGCCCGACATTATCCCTCTTGTCCAACTTGATATGCATTAACTTGCTTTTTGCCATTTTCTTATTTCCTCATTACTGCCAACAAACCGAGTCCAAAACCACCAGCCAACAACATTGGCATGTAATCCTTTTTTTCGGCCTGTACGCTTACATTGCTTTCAGCTACCGCTACTTCTTTCCTTACAGTCTCCTGCACCGTTGATACTGCCTGCACAGGCTTTTCAACTACGCTTGCCACTGTCTGAATTACCGGCTTTGACTCAACTACTTCTACTACCGGCTGAACTACTGATTTAGTCGGTTTATTGACCGCCTCATTTGCACTTGTTGCAACCTTTTCAGCTACGGTTGCCACGCCACCCAAACCAACCATACCGGCAACCGCCTGTACAGCATCGCTTTTAATCACGTTTGTAATAGTACTTGTAGCCTTCTTTGTTGCATTCCAAATACTGTTACCGACTTTCTTAAACCAAGACATATTCCCCCCTTGCTGTTGGGTAACTGGGGAAGATCAGTTGAAACCGAACTTCCCCAGTTGCCAACTACCTCACGAAGCCGAGAGCTTTTGCCTTGTCCTTATCATCTGCAATGATTGCAGACCGGAAAGCCGAAACGTTTCTGATATCCTTGGTTACTCTGACACTTCTCTCTGGTGCAAATGCACGACCTACGACCAAGTAATACATATCACTGATGGTAGTAAAACTGATGTCCTGCGCCCAATTCGTGAAGTCATTCCAGATTTTTGCAAATGGTACTTTTGCATTGCTTCCAACATGCTCATAGCGACCATCACATAGAGCCTTTGCAATCTGACCTGCATAATCAATTGGCTCGGTACCAAAGTAATCATGGATAGTACTTTCACTGTCAGTAATTCCATAGGAATAAACCTCATGCGAATTTCTGAAACTGAAAGACTGGGAATCCAGACCCTTTACATACTGGTACGTAAGCAACAGTTCCTGTGCTAGGGTCACTTCATCACCGGCCCATACCTTGATATTCCAGTCTGCACTTTTTACGGTTCCAGTAATGGAAATGGTCAAGATATCATCTCCCTGCAAAACAATGTCACCCAGTGGAAGCGCAAAATGCTTTCCATCTGCAAACATGCCAGCTACCTCTTTTCCCTCAATCTCATAGGTGGAGGTTACAGCGCTTGCGCCCTGATAATCGGAGAGCATGAGCAGAAAAGCCAAGGGAACATTGTTGATAAGCTGGATATCATCCCCAAGCTCATTCTTGAGATAGGCATTTACCTTGAGCTTTCCCAAGTCACTTTCCATGATAGCACCGGACGGATTTACTACGCCCTCTGCATCGACTGGGAACACCGGAAGCCCTGCTACCTCAAAAATCAAGGTATCTGGGGAAAAACTGGTAAGTTGTGCTGTTTCTGCAATAGAACCTGCACCGCCTGCAAAATTCATGATTCTCTTGAGCATTAGAGGACCCTCCCAATGAGTGACTTAACCTTGTCTACTCCTTTCTGGATAAAATCCCCTACCTTGGGAATACAGAGAGCGCCAAACATTGCGCCTGCACCCATCAACATTGCATCAGCATCTTTCTTGATATCGATACCGAAAAAATTCTTCTTCATTGCCATATAAAAATTACTCCTTGATACACGCTAGTGTTTTCATGGAGTAATCTATCACCGTTTTTTTTACTGTCTCATTTTTTGAGATTCTTACAGTTGCCTTTTTTCCAACATTTCTTCATTTGCATACTGTAATTCATTGGGTAGCCAGTCATTGACCAAGCCTAATATTATATTTAGTTTCATCTGCACAGCAGGGGAGGGGAGCAATTGCCCTTTCAATATCTTATAATAGTTTGACCGACTCAAACCTAGCATTTCGCACCAACTTTCTGTACTGTAGTTTTCCTCATTTACTGCCTTTCTGAACATGATTACACCTACTGATACTTCTTTCCAATCGCTCATTTTTGCACCTTCCTCGTTGCTTCTTCATCGATGGCGATTTTACACGCCGTATATAAATCGGATTCTCCGAATCCTTTATTTATTTCAAACACTCTTTTTTCTTTTTCTGTCATTGCTATTACTTCCAACATCGGCTTTTTCTCTTTTCTTGTTATATCCAATCGCTTTTCTAGCTTGTCCCTTATGTAATTGCTTTCCATCAGTTGGTTATATTCTTTCAGCCTTTCATTGCAGTTTTTGAACAAATCCATTATTTCAACTGCACGATTAACCCTTGATTGCATGTATGAACTAGTTTTACTTGTTGCATGTATCACATAATGATTTTTTTCTTCTACCTTCTTAAATACTTCTTTTGTCTTATTATCCAAAAGCGCATAGTGTTTTCTATTTTCCCCGTTGTACTCTTCTTTTCCTAAGGCCTTTGCAACATCGGCTTGCAATTCTTCATATTCTTCATATGACAGATTACCTTCGTATACTTTTGCCCTAAACTGTTTAAAATTTGTCTCTCCCCACCAGCGACCATGATTTTTTATCCCTTCTGGTACTATGTTCTGATGTGACTTGTCCTTTGTGGCATATTCTGCAAAATATGTAGCGATTGCACTTTTATTCTTGACATAATCGGCTTGAATAGAAGCATTAAATAGCTTCTTTTCTTCTTCTCCCATTTCTGGGAAATATTTAGTCAGCAATTTTGTCCATTCTTCTTGTAACTGGTACCGGTACCCCTTAACAGCTTTGCTGTTATTTTTCTGATGGCCTTTTTTTCCATTCTCCCCACGCTCCCAAGGTACGAGGGTACCATCAGCTTGCCTAATCCAGTAATCACCTAACTCTATTTCAGAGTTGGGAAAAACTTGGAACAAGTGATAATGAACAGCAGTGTTTTTCTGAAACTCTTGTTTCCAAACACTACCCACACCATGTTTTCTTTTGACGTATTGATTAAATACACGTAAGGCATTTTGAGCCAATGCCAAATTTTCCACAGGATTAGGAAAGGTGAGTGTTACAAACAACATTTGTTTTTTTGTAAAACTCCTTAAATCAGTTTTCAGCAATACTTGCTTCAAACGCCATGCGCTGGACTTCGACATTTCAAGAGAGTTTTCCCCTCTCTTGTATCCATACTTATTCTTTTTCTTTCTTTCCCAAAATTCCACTTTTTCGTCTGTGGGAACGTAATAACTTACGTTCATTTCCAGCAAGTCCCCTTGCTTGACATAAGAATATATTTCTTTACGCCTTTCCCATTTCAGAATGGACGGCCTTATATCTTCATCAGTTACAAAATCCAGAGGATAACCTTTTTCTTTTTCAAAGAATTCATCGAATGATACCCCAACCGTATTATCCATATCATGCAGAAAATCACCTTCATAATTTTCTTCTTTTGTGACGATATGGTTAATACGACAAGCAGGGTCTACGACCCTTTCCACGCTGGGGAGCAAGTCCCCCTCTTGATTTTCACTGTAAGCTAGATTATCTTTATACACGTAAACTCCTGATACACGCTAGTTGATTGAGTTACCCGAGAGTGAGACGCTCCAACGTCTGCACTCTCTTTTTTATGCTCAGCCTTTACAGGCTTCGCATGGCACCTAGGAACTTTGTTCCGTCGTGCTTTGTAATTGAGCTACACGTGAGTTTAAGTAATTCTCATACCCACATCTTACTTTGTGATACATCAACATCGATATTGCTCGAACTTCATAACCAGCCTTACACCTTGTTCTGTCACCAAGGCTTTTCCATGGACAATCGACAGGACATCTTCTAGTGAATCCTTCTAACTGGTATGTATTCAGATACACCTTTTTACCTTTTGAGTTTTCCAACTCTATTAGTGCTAATGCCATTTGGTCATCTGTAATCAATCCTTCTGTATGTGCTTCTTTCAATATTTGCTTTGAGGTGAGTAGTGAAAACATGTTAATCCGTTTTGTAGTTTCACCTGCATATTGATTGAGTACTTGCCTATAACATTTAGTCATTTTTTCCAAGGCAAAGCCTGCTGGTACACATGAAGCAAATGTTGCCATTCTCTTTAGTGTCTGTACTCTCACAGGATTTCCAAAACTTCTGGTTCTCATTCTTTCCCCCTCTTTATATAGGTGCTTTTTACATTTTCGTGAATAATAGGGATTATGTACCCCATTGCCAGCATGACTATATAATCATCTTTCGTTAATAATATATATTCTGTTAACTAGAAACATTCCAGAGATTATTCAACCCAATATGCAGATATCCTATCCATGAATGCAAAGAATATGCTACGGATATTCCCACATACCCGTAGCATACATAAAAACATGGTTTCAAATCATTTGAACTATGCTTGTTCCTGTTTCTTCGGCATCACAAGACCAACAGCGAAGAATACAAGCCCGACAACGATCAGGACAATGGCTGTCTTGTTCATTTGGGAGAACGTGTACTTCACAATGTTTTCAATGGTATCGGCTGGAACTGGGAGCGATCCAAAATCGATACCTGCAAGACTCCCAATTCTATCCAGGCTTGAATACATCGATTTAACGATAAGGAACAATGCACCGCTCAGCGCTGTGGTTATCCCGAACCATTGCAAACCGGTGCTTCTCTGCAACAGAAGAATACAGAGAATCAGGAATACCAGGAAAACGATTATCATGACAAGCAACCCCAGCCAGGTGCTCATGAGTGAAAGATATCCCCTGACCATGGTGATGGTTCCCGGCGCCATGTCGCTTACCAGGTCATCAATAACCAGAGTTTCCGGCAGACCAAGCTCGCCGACAATCTGTTCAGCTATTACGGGGATGTAGGCCTTGGGAGCCCCGAACATAGCCATCAACTCTGCATCGGAGTATTGCTCCAAGCCCTTGGCGATATTCTGTTCGATTTCTTCAAGCCTTGGTACCATATCGATGACCGCTGTCAGTTTCCCGGTCTCTCCAGTGAGGCTGTTCACCACATCGTCAGTGACCATAATTGCCTGATCCTCGATCCAGTCCACACCCAGGGCATCGATGATCGCACCGCTGAGCAATTCCACCTGTGCATCAACACCGGCTTTCTGTACAGGATCTGTGATGTTCTTTCCGCCGGTCAGACCATCGCGGACGATATCAGGGATCATGTTGGCGATCTCATCATGCACCAATGCGGGAATTTCATTGTCACTGACAACCGTATGATAGTATTCTTGGTTGAGCAAGGTATTGTTCACACCGCGATACACCATGAATGCCATACCGTATACGATGACTACCACAGACAGTAGTACCAATACAATAATCTTCAGCGCTTTCACTTTCTCTGCCTCCTTACTGGAACAGTTCAATACTTATTCCAGTTCATGTAATCCATTACATGGTGAGGCATGTAAAAGTACAAGTCAAGAAACGAGTAGATGAATACGTAAAATCTCTGGAAATACCAGTTACTCTACGGTAACCGATTTTGCCAGGTTCCTTGGTTTGTCAGGATCATTTCCCTTCTGTACTGAACAGTAATAGGCATACAGCTGACTTACCATTACCGAGAGAATGGGACTGAACAGAGGGTGTGTCTGGGGAATACGAAATATCGTATCAGCCGTTTCATCGAACGTGTGGACTTGCTCGAAGGTAATAAC
This sequence is a window from uncultured Sphaerochaeta sp.. Protein-coding genes within it:
- a CDS encoding S1 RNA-binding domain-containing protein, with the protein product MAEEQEMEEKKTRMQDLLQEEYLKSLDGIEDGQLVAGTVVQVNNEYVFVDVGYKSEGRISRDEFASIPEVGDEVKVVIITKEGKGGQIVVSKKRADFKERTDELKTASESRSPVLGKFEKVIKGGFEVDLGGEYKGFCPLSKADVQRVEDPETMIGITDYFIIDKFHGGTKLKSVVNRREYLDQKIKENKEKFFSTVQIGDVVEGVVKSFTSFGAFIDLGGFDGLLHINDMSWGHVTRPKDFVKKGQVVQLRLINIDPETQKINLSLKHMQEDPWTTFEQKYNVGDTIKAPVTKITTFGAFIEIEPGIEGLAHISELSWTKRINNPKEVLDVGDVVEAKILGYDLDKKRVSLGLKQLEENPWDTISERYPIGMTLSKPVVKITNSGAFVNLEEGIDGFLHIDDISWTKKVKNMASFCSEGDVIDVVVIRVEPDNRRIRLGVKQLEGNPWQTLRHDYPKFSTISGVITNVTDFGVFVKVMGDIEGLISKYNLVGPDEEFTDEVLKKYNVGDPITAMVVECNPSTQKLSLSVKEMVRRSQQSEIAKYIHEDNENDTYSLAEMMRYKDEDKEKEDN
- a CDS encoding tetratricopeptide repeat protein; translation: MSNNSKDTAELTLAERIEGSLNRFLGKNKKALIIVAIVVIVGLATLGIVLSVSQKNLQTQFNEIDQLEASYVELQAMGSDDEAYQETYDELVAGLTELAGKGNKYPSLKAEYLLGMVAFQDEEYQKAADSFLSVYTEADGNYLGSLALANAAAAAEELGNDSLALEYYTKIIDEFGFTAAESAKALFGQARLQEKSGNTELAKATFQQLADQFPTSEYAKLATNRLALL